A window from Malassezia japonica chromosome 1, complete sequence encodes these proteins:
- the ORC3 gene encoding Origin recognition complex subunit 3 (COG:L; EggNog:ENOG503NVAV): MEGGLDTEPITVYSYEPGHAEQPVLPGFEALERGRYAADARFDAFQTCWNAARSQLEALVETLYDAYAHEVCEKLAKRGTSGVRTLAIDASGSAAYEQLPALLQRVLGEQVCVSLSPAQCPNLATGLASFVAESIAQLAEHWEGQDLAHWALADLDARRAALAALCEEHDPSDLDLLDRYAAQTGQRQAPIVLLVCSPERFAAAPLNDVLQAVLSWSRVAEHVELRVAFLYTAALPVLPRARMPSDLHTPTLWLSTTCTPRVLQLMDIASCVFPDKTAFWERVVCPFFLRPTSGLWLGRSVFELVRRRFWHVEPSWESVAQVVRLAYLHHFSTQPLSAWVKRIPTLDHLERHWTDEMTAAMRLAMVAPCMAQGGTLPPNLKDTLRSPQNMLDALPRLHTELATAAALRIVMLAIVQSLLEHTHMSDMQGTRLSYSACIATALELPVPYTDFSMGREPAYVLTPTTPSSAQLRALLEHLAGTVPASETEALTHTLDAQLASYTPALDADAAQVVEDARHELRRLTSKKATRTLAQYIAQTWAQMQDAAPTGLGAAIWTYDFAEPLSCALEGAARAGILLALDAPSETLATMRAAANVASGQRLADGDGDWPEKLMGISDVDELRATLAETRGAEIPDVCRLYSLYKDSGKFINLADWLDAFVQSLEGDARQQHTELHLDARAVQVRFALAINELAYMGLLGPTGRKVEHLCRTVWDLPVDGAPE, from the exons ATGGAGGGGGGGCTCGACACCGAG CCGATCACTGTGTATTCCTACGAGCCGGGACATGCGGAACAGCCGGTACTCCCAGGGTttgaggcgctcgagcggggGCGGTACGCAGCAGACGCGCGCTTCGACGCGTTTCAGACGTGCTGGAATGCCGCACGgtcgcagctcgag GCGCTGGTAGAGACGCTCTACGATGCGTATGCGCACGAGGTGTGTGAAAAGCTCGCGAAACGGGGGACGTCGGGAGTAAGAACGCTTGCAATCGATg cttcgggcagcgcggcctACGAGCAGCTTCCTGCCTTGCTGCAGCGAGTGCTGGGGGAGCAGGTGTGTGTATCGCTTAGCCCCGCGCAGTGCCCAAATCTCGCGACGGGCCTCGCGTCTTTCGTCGCGGAAAgcatcgcgcagctcgccgagcactgGGAAGGCCAGGATCTGGCGCACTGGGCGCTggccgacctcgacgcgcggcgcgcggcgcttgcggcacTCTGCGAGGAGCACGACCCCAGCGATCTTGATCTGCTCGACCGGTACGCTGCGCAGACGGGCCAACGCCAAGCGCCGATCGTGCTCCTCGTATGTAGCCCTGAGCGCtttgccgccgcgccgctcaaCGATGTCCTGCAGGCCGTGCTCTCATGGAGCAGGGTGgcggagcacgtcgagctgcgcgtcgcgtttCTGTATACGGCAGCACTCCCTGTGCTTCCCCGCGCACGGATGCCGTCGGACCTGCATACACCGACGCTGTGGCtctcgacgacgtgcacgccgcgtgtCCTGCAGCTGATGGACATCGCATCATGTGTTTTTCCCGACAAGACCGCGTTCtgggagcgcgtcgtctgCCCGTTCTTTTTGCGGCCGACCTCGGGGTTGTGGCTGGGCCGCAGTGTCTTTGagctggtgcgccgccgcttttGGCACGTCGAGCCGAGCTGGGAGAGCGTCGCACAGGTCGTGCGCCTTGCGTACTTGCACCACTTTTCCACGCAGCCCCTTTCGGCGTGGGTCAAGCGCATCCCGACGCTCGACcacctcgagcggcacTGGACGGATGAGATGAccgcggcgatgcgcctcGCCATGGTCGCGCCGTGCATGGCCCAaggcggcacgctgccgcccaACCTAAAggacacgctgcgcagcccACAGAacatgctcgacgcgctgccgcggctGCATACCGAGCTTGCTactgccgcggcgctgcgcatcgtgATGCTCGCAATCGTCCAGTCGCTCTTGGAGCACACGCACATGTCCGACATGCAAGGCACGCGCCTCAGCTACTCGGCGTGCATCGCGACCGCGTTGGAGCTCCCGGTGCCGTATACCGACTTTTCCATGGGCCGCGAGCCGGCCTATGTGCTGAcgcccacgacgccgagctcggcccaactgcgtgcgctgctcgagcacctcgccggcACCGTACCGGCGTccgagaccgaggcgctgacgcacacgctcgatgcgcagctcgctTCGTATACccccgcgctcgacgcggatgCTGCACAGGTTGTCGAGGACGCGCGccacgagctgcggcgcctcaCGTCCAAGAAGGCCACGCGCACCTTGGCACAGTACATTGCGCAGACCTGGGCGCAGATGcaagacgcggcgccgaccggCCTTGGCGCGGCAATTTGGACGTACGACTTTGCCGAGCCCCTGTCGTGTGCGCTCgaaggcgccgcgcgcgctggtatcctgcttgcgctcgacgcgccgagcgagacgctcgcgacgatgcgcgcggcggccaaTGTCGCCTCtggccagcgcctcgccgacggcgacggAGACTGGCCGGAAAAACTCATGGGCATTtccgacgtcgacgagctgcgtgcgacgctcgccgagacgcgcggcgccgagatcCCCGACGTGTGCCGCCTCTACTCGCTGTACAAGGACTCGGGCAAGTTTATCAACCTTGCCGACTGGCTCGATGCGTTTGTACAGTCGCTCgaaggcgatgcgcggcagcagcacACCGAGCTCCACCTCGATGCTCGCGCGGTGCAGGTGCGCTTTGCGCTTGCGATCAACGAGCTCGCGTACATGGGCTTGCTTGGCCCCACCGGGCGCAAGGTCGAGCACCTGTGCCGCACGGTTTGGGACCTGCCcgtggacggcgcgccagaGTAG
- the pis1 gene encoding CDP-diacylglycerol--inositol 3-phosphatidyltransferase (COG:I; BUSCO:EOG09264CP8; EggNog:ENOG503NV6B; TransMembrane:4 (i30-50o62-81i102-124o164-185i)), producing MPAAKRGKQSTPRRKASAEQAVVHEKAENVFLFVPNLIGYARVILASISLYFMRDNPRVCTVLYGVSCLLDVFDGMLARRLDQSTKFGAVLDMVTDRCTTSCLLCFLGAAYPRCALLFMFLVTLDFSSHYIHMYSTLVTGNKSHKVIDSSRSRILSMYYTDTRVLFLFCAGNELFFVCLYLMAFYKQPLDLDVLAIMPKSLVAAIATEKSGWVYYVLHSYVPSLTWPQILGAVTFPVCAGKQIINCVQFWKAAKTLADIDVQERRARRSKK from the exons ATGCCGGCAGCGAAGCGCGGAAAgcagagcacgccgcgccgtaaGGCCAGCGCGGAGCAGGCTGTTGTACACGAAAAGGCGGAGAATGTCTTTTTGTTTGTGCCGAACCTGATCGGCTATGCGCGAGTGATCCTCGCTTCGATTTCGCTCTACTTTATGCGTGACAACCCTCGTGTGTGCACTGTGCTCTACGGTGTCTCGTGCCTTTTGGACGTGTTTGACGGGAtgcttgcgcgccgcctggacCAGAGCACCAAGTTTGGAGCTGTGCTGGATATGGTCACGGACCG GTGTACGACGTCGTGTCTGCTGTGCTTCCTGGGCGCCGCGTACCCCCGCTGTGCGCTGCTGTTCATGTTCCTGGTGACGCTTGACTTTAGCAGCCACTACATCCACATGTACAGCACGCTCGTGACGGGCAACAAGTCGCACAAGGTCATTGactcgagccgctcgcgtaTTCTTTCGATGTACTATACCGAcacg CGTGTGCTTTTCCTTTTCTGTGCCGGCAACGAGCTCTTTTTCGTGTGCCTGTACCTGATGGCGTTTTACAAGCAGCCGTTggacctcgacgtgctcgccaTCATGCCCAAGTCCCTCGTGGCTGCGATTGCGACGGAAAAGAGCGGATGGGTGTACTATGTTCTGCACTCTTACGTCCCCTCGTTGACCTGGCCTCAGATCCTTGGCGCGGTGACGTTCCCTGTGTGCGCGGGCAAGCAGATCATCAACTGCGTCCAGTTCTGGAAAGCGGccaagacgctcgccgacatCGACGTgcaagagcgccgcgcccgccgcagcaAGAAGTAA
- the NPR2_1 gene encoding Nitrogen permease regulator 2 (EggNog:ENOG503NWXK; TransMembrane:2 (o360-380i941-961o); COG:P) — protein sequence MDGQGMGASFLPRLEATFLAIFHPVDGPKVLFQMPEDSFLNHDAPLPPQAASQRRPMLDFSSLSDYVIPKAPLCGRLITCEVRSHSTAPHSPRSYKVMGFPVLLQQAEKYQRNNFIFNLCFVFDSRANVSAYEPIVRKCGRSLRLLEEESSFVSRLENLPRLYGIVEQLYEDLNVYYETFIALPELSDDNGMFTAPKPAGENNLTLVDPAELDALIAQASGPLARVRDQAGKCPRGDMLRSLSFETPTRTDSQASLGSDTGEPGAKTESHSRSKRTPHGLGRTVRDAINLKLFPSYPNPPSVHDWDVPVLLLNLDKHVNGSWDLTLVKLLPHINGVNHAKRIAQLADTDLLLVKQCIEHLLYYSFAILIDIFQFSNMYAIRPQAARMLDDEAIGHECAAYVTAPKQTPLPVPQLWRMYSMLRQGRTLYEWADELGDCTQRIDIRRFVTFGIIKGFLRRVHRYPYLVFSDEDRTAEVEAEWPRRNAEVIAPTSAASAAQHAGTASARSAASSWLQFAGATPVLDSATDNESFFSMSAFTRPETSRRAQFAARPSARTSAHRPTVTAMDVASLAYGAAEPMSYREESGWSRSALRSPRGVLPMPVPAELPSLLDGLHSDDELCVRFGMSWGEMNRMLQWIGSPYAAVDVSRMLYEDGAERSTIHTPDLRMSWPTHRTNSGRSYDSGSYFSAIPGRTRPGAHESATAMVSRLESLYRQRQRLFYEFAQEHPTLASAGPASLVSTIASFPFDSIKSRLQVKYYPSAWSCARAVIREEGLRGLFRGVTIPVVTITFVRTSSFSIYTNTKSWLAARFGKDENKDLRRTALYGALGGVTSGAVISCGSAPFELVKVQRQLEFLIHSQKQKGLAPGQPAVPFKPQTGAQAAMDIFRTHGGLRGFYLGFPLHMARDTLGTALYFGLYDTIRAVGDRLEARKQTLGIPSPVLSFLIGSTAGILSWLLVYPVDLLKTQAQRNALAGSPKVSAGQVFKQLLFEHGPDSASAATGASRRQVMGVPLYRFLRLYRGLGISAVRSFISHGITWMIIETISRHLEEGPQKSWHLLDIDYLDYQ from the exons ATGGACGGCCAGGGCATGGGGGCGTCGTTCCTGCCGCGCCTGGAGGCGACGTTCCTGGCGATCTTTCACCCCGTGGATGGCCCCAAGGTTTTGTTCCAGATGCCAGAAGACTCGTTTTTGAACCACGATGCGCCATTGCCGCCGCAGgctgcgtcgcagcgccgcccgaTGCTTGACTTTtcgtcgctctcggacTATGTGATCCCCAAGGCGCCGCTGTGTGGGCGCCTGATTACGTGCGAGGTGCGCTCGCACTCGACTGCGCCACATTCGCCGCGGTCATACAAGGTCATGGGCTTCCcggtgctgctgcagcaggcggaAAAGTACCAACGCAACAACTTTATCTTTAATCTGTGCTTTGTGTTTGACAGCCGTGCGAATGTGAGCGCGTACGAGCCGATTGTGCGCAAATGCGGCCGCTcactgcgcctgctcgag GAAGAAAGCTCGTTTGTCTCGCGCCTCGAAAACTTGCCGCGTCTCTACGGTattgtcgagcagctgtACGAGGACTTGAATGTGTACTACGAGACATTTATCGCACTTCCCGAGCTGTCTGACGATAATGGCATGTTTACTGCGCCGAAGCCGGCTGGAGAGAACAACCTCACGCTGGTCGACCCTGCGGAGCTGGATGCGCTCATTGCACAGGCCTCTGGCCCATTAGCGCGCGTACGCGACCAGGCAGGCAAGTGCCCACGCGGCGATatgctgcgctcgctgtCCTTTGAGACGCCCACACGCACCGACTCGCAGGCGAGCTTGGGAAGCGATACAGGCGAGCCTGGCGCAAAGACGGAGTCGCACAGCCGCTCAAAGCGCACGCCTCACGGTCTGGGCCGAACCGTGCGCGATGCCATCAACCTTAAGCTCTTTCCTTCCTATCCCAACCCCCCAAGTGTGCACGACTGGGACGTCCCTGTGCTTTTGCTGAATCTCGACAAGCACGTGAATGGCAGCTGGGACCTGACGCTCGTCAAGCTCCTGCCCCATATCAACGGCGTGAACCACGCGAAACgcattgcgcagctcgccgataCGGATCTGCTCCTGGTGAAGCAGTGTATCGAGCATCTTCTCTACTACTCGTTTGCAATTCTGATCGATATTTTTCAGTTTTCCAACATGTATGCCATTCGCCCCCAAGCTGCACGCAtgctggacgacgaggcgatcggCCACGAGTGTGCCGCGTACGTCACTGCGCCCAAGCagacgccgctgcccgTTCCCCAGCTGTGGCGCATGTACTcgatgctgcgccaggGCCGCACGCTCTATGAGTGGGCAGACGAGCTGGGAGACTgtacgcagcgcatcgataTCCGCCGGTTTGTCACGTTTGGCATCATCAAAGGCTTCCTGCGCCGTGTGCACCGATACCCCTACCTTGTCTTTTCCGACGAGGACCGCacggccgaggtcgaggctGAGTGGCCCCGCCGCAACGCCGAGGTCATTGCGCCGACGTCCgcggcgagtgccgcgcagcacgccggcaCGGCATCCGCGCGCTCTGCCGCGTCATCGTGGCTGCAGTTTGCGGGTGcgacgccggtgctcgacaGCGCTACTGACAACGAGTCCTTCTTTTCGATGAGCGCCTTTACGCGCCCCGagacgtcgcggcgcgcacagtttgccgcgcgcccctcggcgcgtacgtcggcgcaccgcccgaCCGTGACGGCGATGGACGTTGCGAGCctcgcgtacggcgcggccgagcccATGTCCTACCGCGAAGAGTCGGGCTGGTCGCGTTCGGCGCTGCGTTCCccccgcggcgtgctgccgATGCCGGTGCCCGCCGAGTTGCcctcgctgctcgacggcctgcattccgacgacgagctgtgCGTGCGCTTTGGCATGAGTTGGGGAGAGATGAACCGCATGCTGCAGTGGATCGGCTCGCCCTATGCGGCCGTCGATGTGAGCCGGATGCTCTATGAGGACGGTGCGGAGCGTTCCACGATTCATACGCCGGATCTACGGATGTCCTGGCCGACGCACCGCACCAACAGTGGGCGCAGCTACGATTCGGGCAGCTACTTTAGTGCGATCCCCGGGCGCACGCGTCCCGGCGCGCACGAGTCCGCCAC CGCGATGGTGTCGCGCCTAGAGTCGCTGTaccggcagcggcagcgcctcttttATGAGTtcgcgcaggagcaccCCACGCTAGCCTCGGCGGGCCctgcgtcgctcgtgtCGACCATTGCGTCGTTCCCT TTTGATAGCATCAAGAGCCGGCTGCAGGTCAAGTACTACCCCAGCGCCTGGTCGTGTGCGCGAGCCGTGATCCGTGAGGAAGGGTTACGTGGCCTCTTTCGCGGTGTCACGATCCCCGTGGTCACGATCACGTTtgtgcgcacgtcgtcgttcAGCATCTATACCAACACAAAGTCCTggctggcggcgcgctttGGCAAGGACGAGAATAAGGatctgcggcgcaccgcactCTATGGCGCGCTCGGAGGTgtgacgagcggcgcggtgatcagctgcggctcggcgccgtttgagctcgtcaaggtgcagcgccagctcgagtTCTTGATCCACTCGCAGAAGCAAAAAGGGCTCGCGCCCGGCCAGCCTGCGGTGCCGTTCAAGCCACAgaccggcgcgcaggcggcgatGGATATCTTCCGCACGCATGGTGGCCTGCGTGGCTTCTACCTCGGCTTCCCGCTGCATAtggcgcgcgacacgctcggTACTGCACTCTACTTTGGCCTGTATGACACCATTCgtgccgtcggcgaccgcctcgaAGCGCGGAAGCAGACCCTGGGCATTCCTTCGCCTGTCCTCTCATTTCTCATCGGCTCCACGGCCGGCATTTTGTCGTGGCTGCTCGTGTATCCTGTCGATTTGCTCAAAACGCAAGCACAGCGCAACGCCCTCGCTGGCTCGCCCAAGGTGAGCGCAGGCCAGGTGTTTAAGCAGCTGCTCTTTGAGCACGGGCCGGATAGCGCGTCTgccgcgaccggcgcgtcACGGCGCCAGGTGATGGGCGTACCCCTCTACCGCTTCCTGCGCCTGTACCGCGGCCTGGGCATCAGTGCCGTGCGCAGTTTCATTTCGCACGGCATCACGTGGATGATCATCGAGACCATCTCGCGCCACCTCGAGGAGGGGCCGCAAAAGTCGTGGCATCTCCTGGATATCGACTACCTCGACTACCAATAG
- a CDS encoding glutaminyl-peptide cyclotransferase (COG:O; MEROPS:MER0015091; EggNog:ENOG503NVQ0; SECRETED:SignalP(1-22)): MRLGWGWCAGLAWCALGAQALADRAEMLTSAELNGILAADPAQRLDFRNPNTVLSRLLIPRVPGTENSTIAREAIVSTLSELRDAQGSKKWHIETPSFEAQTPEGVRKMTNVIATRDPSAPRRLVLAAHYDSKFFPPGPMEGFIGATDSAAPCAVLLDVAVALDTYLDKQTERMAQWRMAHPGSSGDRDVTLQLIFLDGEEAFHSWTHTDSVYGARDLANSWAETWVVPHNKRHTTRPGFAVRAIQQIENFVLLDLLGAPNPRVPYFFEQTKWLHTLLQQIETRLSSRHALYPDDKQRSPIMDARRGPAGIEDDHLPFLAQGVPILHLIPVPFPMVWHQITDNVHALDYATLFAWSKLMRVFVAEYLGLGQQK, from the coding sequence ATGCGTTTGGGCTGGGGATGGTGCGCAGGACTGGCGTGGTGTGCGCTGGGcgcacaggcgctcgccgatcgTGCAGAAATGCTCACGAGTGCGGAGTTGAACGGGATCCTTGCGGCTGAtcccgcgcagcgcctcgacttTCGCAACCCAAACACGGTCCTGTCGCGGCTGCTTATTCCCCGGGTGCCGGGCACAGAAAACAGCACGATTGCACGCGAGGCGATCGTATCGACCCTCTCGGAGCTCAGAGACGCACAGGGGAGTAAAAAGTGGCACATCGAGACGCCGTCCTTCGAGGCGCAGACACCGGAAGGCGTGCGAAAAATGACCAACGTgatcgcgacgcgcgatccgtccgcgccgcgccgcctggtgCTCGCAGCCCACTACGACTCCAAGTTCTTTCCGCCAGGGCCGATGGAAGGGTTCATTGGTGCGACAgacagcgcggcgccgtgcgccgtgctcctcgacgtGGCCGTCGCCCTCGACACGTACCTGGACAAGCAGACAGAGCGCATGGCGCAGTGGCGCATGGCGCACCCCGGCTCGTCCGGCGACAGAGACGTGACACTACAGCTGATTTTCTTGGACGGCGAAGAGGCGTTCCACAGCTGGACGCATACGGACTCGGTCTACGGCGCTCGTGACCTGGCCAACAGCTGGGCCGAGACTTGGGTCGTGCCCCACAACAAGCGGCACACGACGCGCCCGGGCTttgccgtgcgcgcgatcCAGCAGATTGAAAACTTTgtcctgctcgacctgctcggcgcgccgaatCCCCGGGTGCCCTACTTTTTCGAGCAGACCAAGTGGCTGCATACGCTTCTGCAGCAGATCGAGACGCGCCTCAGCAGCCGCCACGCACTCTACCCCGATGACAAGCAGCGCAGTCCAATCAtggacgcgcgccgcgggccTGCCGGCATCGAGGATGACCACCTTCCGTTCCTTGCCCAAGGCGTGCCGATCCTCCACCTGATTCCGGTGCCGTTTCCCATGGTCTGGCACCAGATCACAGACAATgtgcatgcgctcgactATGCCACGCTGTTTGCATGGTCCAAGCTGATGCGTGTGTTTGTCGCAGAGTaccttggccttggccagCAGAAATAG